In Bradyrhizobium erythrophlei, a single genomic region encodes these proteins:
- a CDS encoding MetQ/NlpA family ABC transporter substrate-binding protein — protein MSLRFLLASVVAAAALATPARSETIKIGVTPGPHAQILEAVKAIAARNGLDIQIVEFTDYVVPNAALDAGDLQANSFQNQPYLDNQKADRGYKIETVALTVNFPMGIYSKKYKSWDTVPQGATLSIPNDPTNGGRVLLLLQDKGVLKLKANVGFKPTIADITDNPKKFKIVEVDAAQTARTLDDVDVAGINTNYATQAGLDPVKDAILREDPKGPYTNLIAVRAADKDKPWVKTLVDSYHTPEVREFVLTKFKGAVLPSW, from the coding sequence ATGTCCCTCCGTTTTCTTCTGGCTTCAGTGGTCGCTGCCGCAGCCCTCGCCACGCCGGCCCGCTCTGAGACCATCAAGATCGGGGTTACGCCGGGGCCGCACGCCCAGATCCTCGAAGCGGTCAAAGCGATCGCGGCCAGGAACGGTCTCGACATCCAGATCGTCGAGTTCACGGACTACGTGGTTCCGAACGCTGCGCTCGATGCCGGCGACTTGCAGGCGAATTCGTTCCAGAACCAGCCTTATCTCGACAACCAGAAGGCCGATCGCGGCTACAAGATCGAGACGGTCGCGCTGACCGTGAATTTCCCGATGGGAATTTATTCCAAGAAGTACAAGAGCTGGGATACGGTGCCGCAGGGCGCGACCTTGTCGATCCCGAACGACCCGACCAATGGCGGCCGCGTGCTGCTTTTGTTGCAGGACAAGGGCGTGCTGAAGCTGAAAGCCAATGTCGGTTTCAAGCCGACCATCGCCGACATCACCGACAATCCGAAGAAGTTCAAGATCGTGGAAGTCGATGCCGCACAGACGGCGCGAACGCTCGACGACGTCGATGTTGCCGGCATCAACACGAACTACGCCACGCAAGCCGGTCTGGACCCCGTCAAGGACGCGATCCTGCGCGAGGACCCGAAGGGGCCCTACACCAACTTGATTGCCGTGCGCGCTGCCGATAAGGACAAGCCGTGGGTCAAGACGTTGGTGGACAGTTATCACACGCCGGAAGTCCGCGAATTTGTCCTGACCAAATTCAAGGGCGCGGTACTGCCGTCGTGGTAA
- the fliN gene encoding flagellar motor switch protein FliN, producing MSDTDTQVPLPDLNSADTPAVGGDIAYNEDENAARIAADLEAVFDVPVQVSAVLGRSKMDVGDLLKLGPGTVLELDRRVGEAIDIYVNNRLVARGEVVLVEDKLGVTMTEIIKAERN from the coding sequence ATGAGTGACACGGACACACAGGTTCCGCTCCCGGATTTGAACAGCGCCGATACGCCGGCCGTGGGCGGCGACATCGCCTACAACGAGGACGAGAACGCCGCCCGCATCGCGGCCGATCTCGAGGCCGTGTTCGACGTGCCGGTGCAGGTTTCAGCCGTCCTCGGCCGTTCCAAGATGGACGTCGGCGATCTGCTCAAGCTTGGCCCCGGCACCGTTCTCGAGCTCGACCGCCGTGTCGGCGAAGCCATCGACATTTACGTCAACAACCGCCTGGTCGCGCGCGGCGAGGTGGTGCTGGTCGAAGACAAGCTCGGCGTCACGATGACCGAAATCATCAAGGCGGAACGCAACTAG
- a CDS encoding sigma-54 interaction domain-containing protein produces the protein MRLLIVGTLKGQLTTATKIAMDNGASVTHAEDNEQAMRVLRGGKGADLLLVDVSLDIRDLVMRLESEHIHVPIVACGISNDARAAVAAIHAGAKEYIPLPPDPELIAAVLAAVANDSRDLVYRDDAMAKVIKLAQQIAGSDASVMITGESGTGKEVVARYVHTRSNRAKRPFISINCAAIPEHLLESELFGHEKGAFTGAVARRIGKFEEATGGTLLLDEISEMDVRLQSKLLRAIQERVIDRVGGTRPVPVDIRIIATSNRNLADAVREGTFREDLLFRLNVVNLKIPPLRDRPADILELAQHFAKKYSDANGVPLRPLSAEARRVLTTNRWQGNVRELENTIHRSVLMAQGDEIGVEAIITPDGERLDGPKTAPVVAHATFAAEQVTRALVGRTVADVERDLILETLKHCLGNRTHAANILGISIRTLRNKLNEYADGGLPITPAGAGEAQRTAAAF, from the coding sequence ATGCGGCTTCTTATCGTTGGCACCTTGAAAGGGCAGCTCACGACAGCGACCAAGATCGCGATGGATAACGGCGCTTCCGTCACCCATGCGGAAGACAACGAACAGGCGATGCGGGTATTGCGCGGCGGCAAGGGCGCCGACCTGCTGCTGGTCGATGTCTCGCTCGACATCCGCGACCTCGTCATGCGGCTCGAATCCGAACACATCCACGTGCCGATCGTCGCTTGCGGCATCTCCAACGATGCCCGCGCCGCGGTCGCAGCCATTCATGCCGGCGCCAAGGAATATATTCCGCTGCCGCCGGATCCGGAATTGATCGCCGCCGTCCTTGCCGCCGTCGCCAACGACTCGCGCGATCTGGTTTATCGTGACGACGCGATGGCCAAGGTCATCAAGCTGGCCCAGCAGATTGCCGGCTCCGACGCGTCCGTCATGATCACCGGCGAGTCCGGCACCGGCAAGGAAGTGGTGGCGCGTTATGTTCACACCCGCTCCAACCGCGCCAAGCGTCCGTTCATCTCGATCAACTGCGCAGCCATCCCCGAGCATCTGCTTGAGTCCGAATTGTTCGGCCACGAAAAGGGCGCGTTCACCGGCGCGGTGGCGCGACGCATCGGCAAGTTCGAGGAGGCCACCGGCGGTACGCTGCTGCTCGACGAAATCTCCGAGATGGACGTGCGGCTGCAATCCAAGTTGCTGCGCGCGATCCAGGAACGGGTGATCGACCGCGTCGGCGGCACGCGGCCCGTACCCGTCGACATTCGCATCATCGCGACCTCGAACCGCAACCTCGCCGACGCCGTGCGCGAAGGCACTTTCCGCGAGGACCTGTTGTTCCGCCTTAACGTCGTCAACCTGAAGATTCCGCCGCTTCGCGACCGGCCGGCAGATATTCTGGAACTCGCCCAGCACTTCGCCAAGAAATATTCCGACGCCAACGGCGTTCCCTTACGGCCGCTTTCGGCCGAGGCCCGCCGCGTGCTGACCACCAACCGCTGGCAGGGCAACGTCCGCGAGCTCGAAAACACCATCCATCGGTCGGTGCTGATGGCCCAGGGCGACGAGATCGGTGTCGAAGCCATCATCACGCCCGACGGCGAGCGCCTCGATGGCCCGAAGACCGCGCCGGTGGTGGCGCACGCCACCTTCGCCGCCGAACAGGTGACGCGTGCGCTGGTCGGCCGCACCGTGGCCGATGTCGAGCGCGACCTGATCCTGGAAACACTAAAGCACTGCCTCGGCAACCGGACCCACGCAGCCAATATCCTTGGCATTTCGATCCGCACGCTGCGCAACAAGCTGAACGAGTATGCCGATGGCGGCCTGCCGATCACGCCGGCCGGCGCTGGCGAAGCGCAGCGGACGGCTGCTGCCTTCTAG
- a CDS encoding FliH/SctL family protein produces the protein MAAPAKFLFDTDFSAPDWARERATAAEVAQKVAAAEARAYRDGYDVAQREAKAESDRRVALALETIGVAIKGIAAGLSGVERRMETEAVDVAVAVARKLASELVAREPLGEITALVSDCFAQLVSTPHIVVRINDALYETAHTRIETLAKQCGFAGRLVILAEPDIQNGDCRIEWADGGVVLERAAIEAKINELVGRYIASRNQD, from the coding sequence ATGGCCGCGCCCGCAAAATTCCTGTTCGACACGGACTTCTCGGCCCCCGACTGGGCGCGCGAGCGTGCCACCGCCGCCGAGGTCGCCCAGAAGGTCGCTGCCGCCGAGGCACGCGCCTATCGCGATGGCTACGACGTCGCCCAGCGCGAGGCCAAGGCCGAAAGCGACCGCCGCGTCGCACTGGCGCTCGAGACGATCGGCGTCGCCATCAAGGGCATCGCAGCCGGCTTGTCCGGCGTCGAGCGGCGGATGGAAACCGAAGCCGTCGACGTGGCGGTCGCCGTTGCACGCAAGCTGGCGAGTGAACTCGTCGCCCGCGAGCCGCTCGGCGAGATCACCGCGCTCGTTTCCGACTGCTTCGCCCAGCTCGTGTCGACGCCTCATATCGTGGTGCGGATCAATGACGCGCTCTACGAGACGGCGCACACCCGCATCGAGACATTGGCCAAACAATGCGGTTTTGCCGGCCGGCTGGTGATCCTGGCCGAACCCGACATCCAGAACGGCGACTGCCGGATCGAGTGGGCCGATGGTGGCGTCGTTCTCGAACGCGCAGCGATCGAAGCCAAGATCAACGAACTCGTCGGGCGCTATATCGCGTCCCGCAACCAGGATTGA